The Triticum aestivum cultivar Chinese Spring chromosome 3A, IWGSC CS RefSeq v2.1, whole genome shotgun sequence genome includes a region encoding these proteins:
- the LOC123059093 gene encoding CBS domain-containing protein CBSCBSPB3 — translation MAKVMTRTPVFVMSNSSATEALHKMVQGKFRHLPVVEHGEVTAMLDITKFLWDAISRMEQAAEQGSAIAAAMAGVEWQWGNEFAGPHAFIENLRDQMFKPSLSTIITENSSVPVVTPLDLVTVAAKKMREYRVNSVVVMTGNMLQGILTSMDLVLRVVAQSLSPEVTLVEKVMTASPGCATLDTSILEALQSMQDGKFRHIPVANKRGQIVACLDALQLTQASISMVEGASGRNDVANAMVQKFWDSALALHPGEEYDEHSEESRTAASDSAEGKHTPPHVGNAFSFKIEDRKGRMHRFSCVSESLDELVSAVAYRLGMEDEKANVNLLYDDDEGDRVLLATDGDLVAAIEHARSVRWKVLRLHMEDGSKTETGPVPVSSLPVDTSMARRGWPSSLGLGIVASAAAVTGVLVTAYLRRSEL, via the exons ATGGCCAAGGTGATGACGCGGACTCCGGTTTTTGTCATGTCCAACTCATCGGCCACCGAGGCACTGCACAAGATGGTCCAAG GCAAATTTAGGCATCTTCCTGTAGTGGAACATGGTGAAGTCACTGCCATGTTGGACATTACCAAGTTCCTCTGGGATGCAATTTCAAGAATGGAGCAGGCAGCAGAACAAGGCAGCGCTATAGCAGCTGCCATGGCAGGGGTTGAATGGCAGTGGGGAAACGAATTCGCAG GCCCGCACGCGTTCATAGAAAATCTTCGAGACCAGATGTTCAAGCCTTCCCTGTCAACTATCATAACTGAAAATAGCAG CGTTCCAGTGGTTACTCCTTTAGATCTAGTAACCGTCGCGGCCAAAAAGATGAGAGAATACCGAGTTAACTCAGTGGTTGTCATGACAGGGAACATGTTGCAAGGGATCCTCAC CTCCATGGATCTGGTCTTGCGAGTAGTGGCACAAAGTCTGTCCCCGGAGGTGACCCTCGTAGAGAAG GTTATGACTGCAAGTCCTGGTTGTGCTACATTGGACACATCAATCCTCGAGGCTCTACAGTCAATGCAAGATGGCAAATTTCGTCATATTCCTGTTGCAAACAAAA GAGGACAGATTGTGGCCTGTTTGGATGCTCTACAGTTAACCCAAGCAAGCATCTCAATG GTTGAGGGAGCCTCGGGAAGAAACGATGTGGCAAATGCTATGGTTCAGAAGTTTTGGGATTCAGCTCTTGCCTTGCATCCAGGAGAGGAATATGACGAGCATAG TGAGGAATCTCGTACGGCAGCGTCAGACAGTGCTGAAGGGAAGCATACGCCCCCTCATGTTGGCAATGCATTCTCTTTCAAAATTGAAGACAGGAAAGGACGGATGCACAGATTCAGTTGCG TGTCAGAGAGCTTGGATGAGCTTGTGTCTGCTGTTGCATACAGATTGGGAATGGAAGACGAGAAGGCGAATGTAAACCTTCTG tacgatgatgatgaaggtgacaGGGTTCTTCTGGCTACCGATGGTGACCTCGTTGCGGCAATTGAGCATGCGAGATCAGTCAGATGGAAG GTTCTGAGGCTGCACATGGAGGACGGGTCCAAGACCGAGACCGGGCCGGTGCCCGTTTCCTCGTTGCCTGTAGATACCTCGATGGCGCGTAGAGGCTGGCCATCGTCCCTCGGGCTGGGGATTGTGGCCAGCGCGGCTGCGGTCACCGGCGTCCTGGTAACTGCCTACTTGAGACGCTCCGAGCTGTGA
- the LOC123063220 gene encoding uncharacterized protein, whose translation MVAAPAGPGGGGPSLSPCAGFVADSLILPTRNVRLFAPVLALVLAHTFLFLAVAVHFAHEYALSGPTIWLHPAALLVLHLAYLASKLATQAAVALAACATLRGDRPRSLAELVRGTPRPRGIFACAALVAAAELASTAVPAYYLDSWYRYSWSHSDTGGVESFVQGVLLFVFLATLLLRLFLAAVFPVAIAASATAAAEEGGDGGGGASAAAHLQRAWRLMTAAASWKEAALQVLVVSVVLPLATYPVYAFALDCGQGGCVLLLGSLYGFLLPSAGVQLYSTVAATVFYHRGMEQQRRRDLAIPLMMKDMKLGGTPLNSLKLIKGATIA comes from the coding sequence ATGGTCGCCGCACCGGCAGGCCCGGGAGGTGGAGGTCCGTCTCTCTCTCCGTGCGCCGGCTTCGTCGCGGACTCCCTGATCCTCCCCACCCGGAACGTCAGGCTCTTCGCGCCGGTCTTGGCGCTCGTCCTCGCCCACACCTTCCTCTTCCTCGCCGTCGCCGTCCACTTCGCCCACGAGTACGCCCTGTCGGGCCCCACGATCTGGTTGCACCCAGCGGCGCTGCTCGTCCTCCACCTAGCGTACCTCGCCAGCAAGCTCGCCACGCAGGCCGCCGTCGCGCTCGCCGCCTGCGCCACGCTCCGCGGCGACCGGCCGCGCTCGCTCGCCGAGCTCGTGCGCGGCACCCCCCGGCCACGCGGCATCTTCGCCTGCGCCGCGCTGgtcgccgccgcggagctcgcgtCGACGGCCGTCCCGGCGTACTACCTCGACTCCTGGTACAGGTACAGCTGGAGCCACTCGGACACCGGCGGCGTGGAGTCGTTCGTGCAGGGCGTCCTGCTGTTCGTCTTCCTCGCcacgctcctcctccgcctcttcctcGCCGCGGTCTTCCCGGTCGCCATCGCcgcgtcggcgacggcggcggcagaggaaggcggcgacggtggtggcggCGCGAGCGCGGCCGCTCATCTCCAGCGCGCGTGGCGGCTCATGACCGCGGCCGCGAGCTGGAAGGAGGCCGCCCTGCAGGTGCTCGTGGTGAGCGTCGTGCTGCCACTGGCCACCTACCCGGTGTACGCGTTTGCTCTGGACTGCGGGCAGGGCGGGTGCGTGCTTTTGCTGGGCAGCCTGTACGGGTTCCTTCTGCCGTCCGCCGGTGTGCAGCTCTACTCCACGGTGGCCGCCACCGTGTTCTACCACcggggcatggagcagcagcgTCGTCGTGATCTCGCCATTCCACTGATGATGAAGGACATGAAGCTAGGAGGTACCCCGCTAAATTCTCTGAAATTGATTAAGGGTGCGACGATCGCCTGA
- the LOC123057146 gene encoding uncharacterized protein — MTAEEFFWHASMVPPTAPTTVRHQNLTCSPILSGYLRKRFDFTQNTLAFGVFNTRSEQLCKEKKDNHTRTGSPPLPLADEVTAAAAHAGRFRRAPAPRSTAPSSPCSAPPSPPARFSSPGLYRPLATTPPWLGFRAVLRRRVSGGPRRRWSTPWEFPIHHGRRRQGLLQGDVKDAMDLQLLKRSLKEKRFSYAPESGVRYDGVYSLRIVGGRLVFSMLSFGFSSCNVRKRRVTDSQV; from the exons ATGACGGCCGAGGAGTTCTTCTGGCACGCCTCCATGGTGCCACCGACGGCTCCGACGACGGTCCGCCACCAG AATTTAACCTGCAGTCCTATCTTAAGTGGATATCTGAGAAAACGTTTCGATTTTACACAAAACACCCTGGCGTTCGGAGTATTCAACACGCGGTCCGAGCAGCTTTGTAAAGAAAAAAAAGACAACCACACACGCACGGGCTCGCCTCCTCTCCCTCTTGCCGACgaagtcaccgccgccgccgcccacgccggccgcttccggcgagctccggcgccgcgCAGCACGGCCCCGAGCTCCCCATGCtccgcgcctccctcccctccggccAGATTCTCATCTCCTGGCCTCTACCGCCCGCTCGCAACCACACCCCCGTGGCTAGGGTTCCGGGCAGTGCTTCGCCGGCGCGTCTCCGGCGGCCCCAG ACGCAGATGGAGCACGCCATGGGAGTTCCCCATCCACCATGGTCGCCGtcgtcaagggcttcttcaaggagATGTGAAGGACGCCATGGACCTGCAGCTACTCAAG AGGTCCCTCAAAGAGAAGCGTTTTTCATATGCTCCTGAATCTGGTGTGCGGTATGATGGAGTTTACAGTTTGAGAATTGTTGGAGGAAGACTGGTATTCAG CATGTTGTCCTTTGGTTTCAGTTCCTGTAATGTCCGTAAG CGGAGGGTCACAGATTCACAGGTGTAA